The region CCGCCCCCCTAGGCCCCGCCCCTCGGCTCTGATTGGCCTCCCCATTGCAGGAGGAAGAGGAAGTGAGGGAGGGGTTGCTGGAGTCCTCGTCTCCCAGAAGGCACTGCTCTTCCTGTGCGGGGGGGCTGGGGGCGTGGCCGAAGGAGGAGCCTCGCTGGTGCCTGTCGGGGGGGCACTCGGTAACCTAGCAACGACACGGAAACAAACCAGAAACCAgcattagagcattttacagcagggGGGTGAAACACCCAGGACTGCAGCTCACGGAGGTTCACTCTGCTCACCTTGCTGGCTTCAGCATCAGCGATCCTCGGAGGCTTCACTGCGAAGAGACAACGAAACAGCAAGTCTAAATGAATAAAGCCGGGACACAGAGACCAGCAGGACGGACAGCGTCCTCCAATCACAAGAAGAACAGCTtgatctttatatagcgcctttcacagtgcaCCCCCGTCACACAGCGCTtcacagaggcaggctgtgaactgtgcattatatgcagagtcacttccaatagcacgttgatttaacatctcatccgcaggacggagcacaaggaggtgaagcgactcgctcagggtcacacagggaGGCAGTCAGGGGCAGGGGTGGGATCTGAACCCGTGACCTTCTGgtgacaagccctggactttaaccactggaccgcacagcctgcTCATAATCATTAATctaacgagggggggggggggagagagagagagagagagagagagggagggagggagagagaggagggggagagaagagagggaggagggagggaggaaggacagagagagagtgggagagaaagaggagtgggagagagaggagggagagagaaagaggaggggaggaggaataGATAGAGAaaggagtgaggagggggagagagggaggagggaggagggagggaggaagaggaggggaggagggagcgAGGAGGAATAGatagaggggaaggagagagagagagggagagaaagaggagggagagggagggggtagaggagagggaggaggaatagagaggaaggagagtgagaggagggggagagagaggagggagagagagagaggggggagagaggagggggagacacAGCGTTTGGACAGATGGAGTTACCTGCTCTTCTCATCTGGACACACTTTGCAGCCAGAACCCCGATAATGAGAAGGAACCCCGCTATCCCGCCTGCAATACCATCTGCAAAGAGAGGGGGCGCCAGAGTCAGTGCAGTAACACACACTGTGGGCAAGACGCAGGAGAGGTGATCGCATTGAGGAGCCATTGCAAATAAACAATATTAGAAAAGTGATTAGAAATCACACAGCCACTGTGAGCCTCTGAGCACACCACAGTGCAGGTCTGACTGCCATCAACACTGCGCTGTTTACTGGGGCGATGGGGACAGCTGAACCTCTCCTGGATTAAGACACGGTGTCTTCTCAGAGTCTCCGATGTCGAGCTGTCATAAATGAGAGATCTCGTTATGAGAAGCACACAGCGTGTTAACGAGCAGAGATCTCGTTATGAGAAGCACACAGCGTGTTAACGAGCAGAGATCTCGTTATGAGAAGCACACAGCGTGTTAACGAGCAGAGATCTCGTTATGAGAAGCACACAGCGTGTTAACAAGCAGAGATCTCGTTATGAGAAGCACACAGCGTGTTAACGAGCAGAGATCTCCTTATGAGAAGCACACAGCGTGTTAACGAGCAGAGATCTCCTTATGAGAAGCACACAGTGTGTTAACGAGCAGAGATCTCCTTATGAGAAGCACACAGTGTGTTAATGAGCAGAGATCTCGTTATGAGAAGCACACAGCGTGTTAACGAGCAGAGATCTCCTTATGAGAAGCACACAGCGTGTTAACGAGCAGAGATCTCCTTATGAGAAGCACACAGCGTGTTAATGAGTGTGAATgagagacagcagcagctgcacttACACATGAGTCCCTGCTCCCTGCCCCCTCCCTCGTTCCTGGATCTCAGCTCTCCAACGAAGGCTGTAGAGGATGTTTCTCTGCCCAGGCTTGGGGGGGGAGTGTGGGGAGGCTCAGTGCTGCCCCCTCCTGGGGGGGTGACTGGGACTGCATCCCCACATACTGTGTCCGACGAGCTGGTACCCTGAGACAGGACAGGGCGCCCCTGAGCTGAGCAGCTAGAggggacgagagagagagaaagagagaacatAAACAACAGAGAACAGAATCAGAGGGAACAGAAATCAGAGAACAGACTccccagagagagaacacagactccccagagagagaacacagactccccagagagagaacacagactccccagagagagaacacagactccccagagagagaacacagactccccagagagagaacagactccccagagagagaacacagactccccagagagagaacacagactccccagagagagaacacagactccccagagagagaacacagactccccagagagagaacacagactccccagagagagaacacagactccccagagagagaacacagactccccagagagagaacacagactccccagagagagaacacagactccccagagagagaacacagactccccagagagagaccacagactccccagagagagaacacagactccccagagagagaacacagactccccagagagagaacacagactccccagagagagaacacagactccccagagagagaccacagactccccagagagagaacacagactccccagagagagaacacagactccccagagagagaacacagactccccagagagagaacacagactccccagagagagaacacagactcCCGTTTGAAAACCTCTCTATAAAGTGGCATTCGTTTCATGAATAGCTGTAGTTTGAGACATGAATGGTTCTATTAATCACAAAGGCACTTTTAGTagcattgtattgtactgtactctTGGTATATGATTAATCCTGACTACCTGTACTTGGTGGGTTTTATTACTGTGAAGCATCCTGGGATGTCTGCATGAACAGAGCCAGAAAAATCAAAAGGATTATTAAAAGATAAATGAGAAAAGGATCAAGAGAGGCCTCGACCCACCAGGGGGTCCAAACCACAGCCTCACACTCACTCGGTGTGCCACTGGCAGGGTGCAGAGCTGGGCTGGGAGGAGAAGGACCCGGGTTCACAGGGAGAGCACACCGTGTCGTGGTCCGCAGATTCTGAAACGAGAGAGGAGGGGTTACTGGGAGGGGACTGGGTTACTGGGAAAGGGATTTCATTCTCTGGCAGGAAGCCCCAGGCTGGAGTTTGGCTGTACCTGGTCTGGAGGCTCCGAAGCCTGGCTCACACCAGGTGCGGTTCTGGCACACTTCACAGGAGTGGATGGTGGCTCTCATCACACAGTACATCCCCTCGACGCAGTCACAGAGACGCGGGTTCGAGAGGCTGCAGGGTCTGCTCTCCACCATGCCAtcctctgagaggagagagagagagtgagagagagcgagagagagagatagagagagagagcgagagagagagggtggagagagagggggtggagagagagagagggggtggagagagagagagagagagagagagacagagagagagagagagagagagagggggagagagggtggaagagagagagaggggggggcagAGGTTACACACAGCATGCTGGATCTGCATTACAACATTCTTTTAATGGCTGTGCCTCCCCTCCCTGCACGCTCCGGGGCATCTGAAGCACCGGGGGCTGTGCCTCCCCTCCCTGCACGCTCCGGGGCATCTGACCGGGGGCTGTGCCTCCCCTCCCTGCACGCTCCGGGGCATCTGAAGCACCGGGGGCTGTGCCTCCCCCCCTGCACGCTCCGGGGCATCTGACCGGGGGCTGTACCTCCCCTCCCTGCACGCTCCGGGGCATCTGACCGAGGGCTGTACCTACCCTCCCTGCACGCTCCGGGGCATCTGACCGGGGGCTGTACCTACCCTCCCTGCACGCTCCGGGGCATCTGACCGGGGGCTGTACCTACCCTCGCTGCACGATCCGGGGCATCTGAAGCACTGGGGGTAGTAGTTCCAGATGCTGGTGTACCTCCCCTCCCTGCATGGCTTGCACTGCGTGTCTGAGGCTGTGGAGCACTCCTTCTCCAGGTGAGTACCTGAGAAACAACACTGACATCAAACACTGCGACATCAAACACGGCGACATCAAACACGGCGACATCAAACACGGCGACATCAAACACGGCGACATCAAACACGGCGACATCAAACACTGCGACATCAAACACTGCGACATCAAACACTGTGACATTAAACTGcatttcttgtagtatttgtaaagtcagctctcctgagtgatgtgtttatttgtgatgtttcttgtagtatttgtaaagtcagctctcctgagtgatgtgtttatttgtgatgtttcttgtagtatttgtaaagtcagctctcctgagtgctgtgtttatttgtggtgtttcttgtagtatttgtaaagtcagctctcctgagtgatgtgtttatttgtgatgtttcttgtagtatttgtaaagtcagctctcctgagtgatgtgtttatttgtaatgtttcttgtagtatttgtaaagtcagctctcctgagtgatgtgtttatttggatggtgtttcttgtagtatttgtaaagtcagctctcctgagtgatgtgtttatttgtaatgtttcttgtagtatttgtaaagtcagctctcctgagtgatgtgtttatttgtaatgtttcttgtagtatttgtaaagtcagctctcctgagtgatgtgtttatttgtaatgtttcttgtagtatttgtaaagtcagctctcctgagtgatgtgtttatttggatggtgtttcttgtagtatttgtaaagtcagctctcctgagtgatgtgtttatttgtaatgtttcttgtagtatttgtaaagtcagctctcctgagtgatgtgtttatttgtaatgtttcttgtagtatttgtaaagtcagctctcctgagtgatgtgtttatttgtgatgtttcttgtagtatttgtaaagtcagctctcctgagtgatgtgtttatttgtaatgtttcttgtagtatttgtaaagtcagctctcctgagtgatgtgtttatttgtaatgtttcttgtagtatttgtaaagtcagctctcctgagtgatgtgtttatttgtaatgtttcttgtagtatttgtaaagtcagctctcctgagtgctgtgtttatttgtaatgtttcttgtagtatttgtaaagtcagctctcctgagtgatgtgtttatttgtaatgtttcttgtagtatttgtaaagtcagctctcctgagtgctgtgtttatttgtggtgtttcttgtagtatttgtaaagtcagctctcctgagtgatgtgtttatttgtgatgtttcttgtagtatttgtaaagtcagctctcctgagtgatgtgtttatttgtgatgtttcttgtagtatttgtaaagtcagctctcctgagtgatgtgtttatttgtaatgtttcttgtagtgtttgtaaagtcagctctcctgagtgatgtgtttatttggatggtgtttcttgtagtatttgtaaagtcagctctcctgagtgatgtgtttatttgtaatgtttcttgtagtatttgtaaagtcagctctcctgagtgatgtgtttatttgtaatgtttcttgtagtatttgtaaagtcagctctcctgagtgatgtgtttatttggatggtgtttcttgtagtatttgtaaagtcagctctcctgagtgatgtgtttatttgtaatgtttcttgtagtatttgtaaagtcagctctcctgagtgatgtgtttattcgtgatgtttcttgtagtatttgtaaagtcagctctcctgagtgatgtgtttatttgtaatgtttcttgtagtatttgtaaagtcagctctcctgagtgatgtgtttatttgtgatgtttcttgtagtatttgtaaagtcagctctcctgagtgatgtgtttatttgtaatgtttcttgtagtgtttgtaaagtcagctctcctgagtgatgtgtttatttggatggtgtttcttgtagtatttgtaaagtcagctctcctgagtgatgtgtttatttgtaatgtttcttgtagtatttgtaaagtcagctctcctgagtgatgtgtttatttgtaatgtttcttgtagtatttgtaaagtcagctctcctgagtgatgtgtttatttggatggtgtttcttgtagtatttgtaaagtcagctctcctgagtgatgtgtttatttgtaatgtttcttgtagtatttgtaaagtcagctctcctgagtgatgtgtttatttgtaatgtttcttgtagtatttgtaaagtcagctctcctgagtgatgtgtttatttgtgatgtttcttgtagtatttgtaaagtcagctctcctgagtgatgtgtttatttgtaatgtttcttgtagtatttgtaaagtcagctctcctgagtgatgtgtttatttgtaatgtttcttgtagtatttgtaaagtcagctctcctgagtgatgtgtttatttgtaatgtttcttgtagtatttgtaaagtcagctctcctgagtgatgtgtttatttgtaatgtttcttgtagtatttgtaaagtcagctctcctgagtgatgtgtttatttgtaatgtttcttgtagtatttgtaaagtcagctctcctgagtgctgtgtttatttgtggtgtttcttgtagtatttgtaaagtcagctctcctgagtgatgtgtttatttgtgatgtttcttgtagtatttgtaaagtcagctctcctgagtgatgtgtttatttgtaatgtttcttgtagtatttgtaaagtcagctctcctgagtgatgtgtttatttgtaatgtttcttgtagtatttgtaaagtcagctctcctgagtgatgtgtttatttgtgatgtttcttgtagtatttgtaaagtcagctctcctgagtgatgtgtttatttgtgatgtttcttgtagtatttgtaaagtcagctctcctgagtgatgtgtttatttgtgatgtttcttgtagtatttgtaaagtcagctctcctgagtgatgtgtttatttgtgatgtttcttgtagtatttgtaaagtcagctctcctgagtgatgtgtttatttgtgatgtttcttgtagtattt is a window of Acipenser ruthenus unplaced genomic scaffold, fAciRut3.2 maternal haplotype, whole genome shotgun sequence DNA encoding:
- the tnfrsf1b gene encoding tumor necrosis factor receptor superfamily member 1B: MRRRENMMLALCVLTPCLLWSGAHCKGYSLPYSPENERICRDSVTEYYKEDLKLCCSRCAPGTHLEKECSTASDTQCKPCREGRYTSIWNYYPQCFRCPGSCSEEDGMVESRPCSLSNPRLCDCVEGMYCVMRATIHSCEVCQNRTWCEPGFGASRPESADHDTVCSPCEPGSFSSQPSSAPCQWHTDCSAQGRPVLSQGTSSSDTVCGDAVPVTPPGGGSTEPPHTPPPSLGRETSSTAFVGELRSRNEGGGREQGLMYGIAGGIAGFLLIIGVLAAKCVQMRRAVKPPRIADAEASKVTECPPDRHQRGSSFGHAPSPPAQEEQCLLGDEDSSNPSLTSSSSCNGEANQSRGAGPRGAGPGLCCSDSAEGSDAVTARGTHVSVNIQAVISCHHQPPSPPAHRGCTHPQEGVPLSQEESYTSLPPSQQEIGKDARTGVQERGGCSAL